Proteins found in one Nitrosopumilus maritimus SCM1 genomic segment:
- a CDS encoding GAF domain-containing protein, with protein MVDEIDKIILTELGKNARRSSKDITKILQNMNYHITDRGIRHRLQRLEKNNTVVGYSVTLNPELISEKVNRTIVLKFKFTKDTPELINRLTEYVNESHFCTYSSRLNGDFDWICHFIFDSVEQFDLETNNFLNKFSELISDYRSYESNLVKNTPYTIFDQEHVNEKKLQAWNILQQIKKYDTLNERLQSIVESLVKYFDATFARVWFVDKSEKSLILRFSAGKYKNVKGEFSKVPIKSLKIGAIVTTKKPIVSNDVIHDPRIKYHDWAKKEKLKSFAGYPLMYNKKVVAVLALFSKKQFSPSDFEILGMFSDQISKELTGFFETKDFLSE; from the coding sequence ATGGTAGATGAGATTGATAAAATTATTCTAACAGAATTAGGAAAGAATGCCAGAAGATCATCTAAAGATATTACAAAGATTTTACAAAATATGAATTACCATATAACAGATAGAGGAATAAGACACAGATTACAACGATTAGAAAAAAATAATACAGTTGTAGGTTATTCTGTTACATTAAATCCAGAACTAATTTCAGAAAAAGTTAATCGTACAATAGTTTTGAAATTCAAATTTACTAAAGACACACCTGAATTGATCAACAGATTAACAGAGTATGTTAATGAATCACACTTTTGTACATATTCAAGCAGATTAAATGGAGATTTTGATTGGATTTGTCATTTTATTTTTGATTCTGTTGAACAGTTTGATTTAGAGACAAATAATTTCTTAAACAAATTTTCTGAACTGATATCAGATTACAGATCTTATGAATCAAATTTAGTCAAAAATACCCCATACACTATTTTTGATCAAGAACACGTTAATGAAAAGAAGCTTCAAGCTTGGAATATACTTCAACAAATAAAAAAATATGATACATTAAATGAAAGACTTCAGTCCATAGTAGAAAGTCTGGTAAAATATTTTGATGCAACATTTGCCAGAGTTTGGTTTGTAGATAAATCTGAGAAATCATTAATTTTACGATTTAGTGCAGGAAAATACAAAAATGTGAAAGGTGAGTTTTCCAAAGTTCCAATAAAATCACTAAAGATAGGAGCAATAGTTACTACGAAAAAACCAATTGTTTCAAATGATGTAATACATGATCCAAGAATAAAATATCATGATTGGGCAAAAAAAGAGAAACTCAAATCATTTGCAGGTTATCCTTTGATGTATAACAAAAAAGTAGTTGCAGTACTTGCTTTGTTTAGCAAAAAACAATTCTCACCTTCAGATTTTGAGATTTTAGGCATGTTTTCAGACCAAATATCAAAGGAATTAACAGGATTTTTTGAAACAAAAGATTTTCTTTCTGAATGA
- a CDS encoding nitroreductase family protein, translated as MQKPINVAKLIKIMETFDAIKERRSVKHYDPNHKLSEDEIEKLLSLAVLSPTSFNMQNWRFVLVKDSEIRKQIRSASWDQAQVTDSSLLLVLCADLKSWKKDPAQYWKDAPKEARDFLVPAMGMFYEGKEQLQRDEAMRSCGIAAQTIMLAAKAMGYDSNPMIGFDPEKVAQLINLPKDHVITMMVVIGKQVKPAMPRGGQLPLDKVVFTDRF; from the coding sequence TTGCAAAAACCAATTAATGTTGCAAAATTAATCAAAATTATGGAAACCTTTGATGCAATCAAAGAGCGTCGTTCAGTAAAGCACTATGATCCAAATCATAAACTCTCTGAAGATGAGATTGAAAAATTACTGTCTCTAGCAGTTTTATCTCCTACCTCATTTAACATGCAAAACTGGAGATTTGTCTTGGTAAAAGATTCTGAAATACGAAAGCAGATTCGTTCTGCATCATGGGATCAGGCTCAGGTGACAGATTCCTCGCTATTATTGGTACTTTGTGCTGATTTGAAATCTTGGAAAAAAGATCCTGCTCAATATTGGAAGGATGCTCCAAAGGAAGCTCGTGACTTTTTGGTTCCTGCAATGGGGATGTTTTACGAAGGAAAAGAGCAATTGCAAAGAGATGAGGCAATGAGGTCTTGTGGAATTGCAGCTCAGACCATAATGCTTGCTGCCAAAGCTATGGGATATGACTCAAATCCTATGATTGGATTTGATCCAGAAAAAGTTGCACAACTAATCAATTTACCAAAAGATCATGTGATAACTATGATGGTAGTAATTGGCAAGCAAGTCAAACCGGCTATGCCTCGTGGTGGACAACTTCCATTAGACAAAGTTGTCTTTACTGATAGATTCTAA
- a CDS encoding sulfurtransferase, with translation MLISTDELNSILGDPNLILADTRSFKEYSEGHIPGAVHLDLFAFHWIDTTKQGIDNFNNQSKSLLSFLGVAPEKKVIFYDSISGMLAARGVWMLMYFSHQNVMMLDGGITKWQKENLAVETKPNGFKPSDFSGKINSEIISGFEYIRDNLDNVKILDARSPGEYDGSTVRAAQSGHIPNAINIDWSQNLKEDGTFKSDEELSKMYDFPKDTEIVTYCQGAYRAANSFLVLKKLGFSNIKVYLGSWGEWGNRLDLPVEK, from the coding sequence ATGTTAATCTCAACTGATGAACTAAATTCCATCCTTGGTGATCCTAATCTCATTCTAGCTGACACTCGTTCCTTCAAAGAATATTCTGAGGGCCATATCCCTGGAGCAGTTCATTTGGATTTGTTTGCATTTCACTGGATTGATACTACAAAACAAGGAATTGATAACTTCAATAATCAGTCAAAATCTCTATTGTCTTTTCTTGGAGTGGCTCCTGAAAAAAAAGTCATCTTTTATGATTCAATTTCTGGAATGCTTGCAGCTAGAGGAGTATGGATGTTGATGTATTTTTCTCATCAAAATGTCATGATGCTTGATGGGGGAATTACAAAGTGGCAAAAAGAAAATCTTGCAGTTGAGACAAAACCAAACGGATTCAAACCATCTGATTTTTCAGGCAAAATCAATTCTGAGATAATTTCAGGATTTGAATACATTCGAGATAATCTTGATAATGTGAAAATCCTTGATGCCCGCTCGCCTGGAGAATATGATGGAAGTACAGTTCGAGCTGCTCAATCAGGTCATATCCCAAATGCCATCAATATTGATTGGAGTCAAAACCTCAAAGAAGATGGGACTTTCAAAAGCGATGAAGAATTATCAAAAATGTATGATTTTCCAAAAGACACTGAAATTGTGACATACTGCCAAGGAGCATATAGGGCAGCCAACTCTTTTTTGGTTTTAAAAAAACTAGGATTCTCAAACATCAAGGTCTATCTGGGGTCTTGGGGAGAATGGGGAAATCGATTAGATCTTCCTGTAGAAAAATAA
- a CDS encoding ammonium transporter — translation MNSRNYKYALLLVAAVSITAAGAMSQAYAQSVEDGMDGYVKGTSGIYTGNPNECWFDDGEGGMLPCMIDTGDTAWMLTATSLVLFMSPGVGFFYGGLARSKNIVNVLGMTLIVMGLMSVQWVLWGYSLAFAPNADEGANMFMGSLDYAGFNMVSAWAPIGELGPCHDTWSAAYQMNEFKEGEYCSQSWPGTVPHQMFAMFQGTFAIITPILIIGGLIDRIKFSALVIFVLLWGTFVYDPIAHWVWGGGFIGGGGLDLDPDLSPTFALDFAGGTVVHISSGFAALAGALVLGRRLGYGKVPMEPHNIPMVVLGASILWFGWFGFNAGSEVMVDGITVSAWTVTNTATGMAAVTWVLMSWAHTGKPSIVGAASGAVAGLVTITPASGWVGPMAAIIMGIAAGTVCYACVAFKNARKWDDALDVWGIHGMGGLTGAILTGTLASPHVWDTGDGIGAWTGTAEGMEQQAISIIGAAVSIAYAFGITIVILKVMDAVWPGGIRVTPKEEEIGLDLAQHGERAYVNE, via the coding sequence ATGAATTCTAGGAACTACAAGTATGCTCTATTACTTGTAGCCGCAGTATCCATCACAGCAGCAGGTGCAATGTCTCAGGCATATGCACAAAGTGTTGAAGATGGTATGGACGGATATGTAAAAGGAACCAGTGGAATTTACACTGGTAACCCTAACGAATGTTGGTTTGATGATGGCGAAGGTGGCATGCTACCTTGTATGATCGATACCGGTGATACAGCATGGATGCTTACCGCAACATCACTCGTTCTCTTCATGTCTCCAGGTGTCGGTTTCTTTTATGGCGGTCTAGCCAGATCAAAGAACATCGTCAACGTTCTTGGTATGACTCTCATTGTTATGGGACTCATGTCAGTACAATGGGTTCTATGGGGATACTCACTAGCATTTGCTCCTAACGCGGATGAGGGCGCTAACATGTTCATGGGAAGTCTAGATTATGCTGGATTTAACATGGTATCAGCTTGGGCACCAATTGGTGAACTTGGTCCATGTCATGACACATGGTCAGCAGCTTATCAGATGAATGAATTTAAGGAAGGCGAATATTGTAGTCAATCTTGGCCAGGAACTGTTCCTCACCAAATGTTTGCAATGTTCCAAGGAACCTTTGCAATTATCACACCAATTCTTATCATTGGTGGATTAATTGACAGAATTAAATTCAGCGCATTAGTCATATTCGTACTCTTATGGGGTACCTTCGTTTACGACCCAATTGCACACTGGGTCTGGGGAGGCGGTTTCATAGGAGGAGGTGGATTAGACCTCGATCCAGACTTATCGCCAACGTTTGCATTAGACTTTGCTGGTGGTACTGTAGTACACATTTCTTCAGGATTTGCAGCATTGGCTGGAGCCTTAGTCCTTGGCAGAAGACTCGGATATGGCAAAGTTCCAATGGAGCCACACAACATCCCAATGGTAGTACTTGGTGCAAGTATTCTTTGGTTCGGATGGTTCGGCTTTAACGCAGGTAGTGAAGTAATGGTAGACGGCATTACCGTCAGCGCATGGACTGTTACAAATACCGCAACTGGTATGGCCGCAGTTACTTGGGTCTTGATGTCATGGGCACATACAGGAAAACCAAGTATTGTTGGAGCTGCATCAGGTGCAGTAGCAGGATTGGTAACAATCACTCCAGCTTCAGGTTGGGTAGGTCCAATGGCTGCAATTATCATGGGAATTGCCGCTGGTACAGTTTGTTATGCATGTGTAGCATTCAAGAATGCAAGAAAGTGGGATGACGCATTAGATGTATGGGGAATACATGGAATGGGTGGTCTTACCGGTGCAATTTTGACTGGTACATTAGCAAGTCCACATGTATGGGATACTGGAGACGGTATTGGTGCATGGACTGGCACTGCAGAAGGAATGGAACAGCAAGCAATCAGCATCATCGGTGCTGCAGTATCAATTGCATATGCATTTGGTATAACCATTGTAATCCTAAAGGTAATGGACGCAGTATGGCCAGGCGGAATCAGAGTCACTCCTAAAGAAGAGGAGATTGGTCTCGATTTGGCTCAACACGGCGAAAGAGCATACGTCAACGAATAG